The following are encoded together in the Triticum dicoccoides isolate Atlit2015 ecotype Zavitan chromosome 6B, WEW_v2.0, whole genome shotgun sequence genome:
- the LOC119326617 gene encoding germin-like protein 2-4 translates to MATHHRALLLLLAVLLPAAAFADPDAVQDFCVPDPGRGRPVELNLIRSYPCRNPANLTAGDFAFSGVRAAGNFSADTGFAGVSVTPAQFPGLHTLGMSFARADLSAAGGVNPPHYHPRATETALVLAGRVYAGFVDTAGRLFAKVLVEGEVMVFPRGMVHFQLNVGDQPATVYGTFNSENPGIVRVPATVFGSGIRDAVLERAFGLSPEELRRIEKRFGVPKKAELED, encoded by the coding sequence ATGGCGACGCACCATCGTGCTCTCCTCCTCCTGCTCGCCGTGCTGCTCCCCGCGGCCGCCTTCGCCGACCCGGACGCCGTGCAGGACTTCTGCGTGCCGGACCCCGGGCGCGGCCGGCCGGTGGAGCTCAACCTCATCCGCTCCTACCCGTGCAGGAACCCCGCGAACCTCACCGCGGGCGACTTCGCCTTCTCAGGCGTGCGCGCGGCGGGCAACTTCTCGGCGGACACGGGGTTCGCGGGGGTGTCCGTCACGCCGGCGCAGTTCCCGGGCCTGCACACCCTCGGCATGTCCTTCGCGCGCGCCGACCTCTCGGCGGCCGGCGGCGTCAACCCGCCCCACTACCACCCGCGCGCCACCGAGACGGCGCTAGTGCTCGCCGGCCGCGTCTACGCCGGCTTCGTCGACACCGCCGGCCGCCTCTTCGCCAAGGTGCTCGTGGAGGGGGAGGTCATGGTGTTCCCCCGCGGCATGGTGCACTTCCAGCTCAACGTCGGCGACCAGCCCGCCACCGTCTACGGCACCTTCAACAGCGAGAACCCCGGGATCGTGCGCGTCCCGGCCACCGTGTTCGGGTCCGGGATCAGGGACGCCGTCCTCGAGAGGGCCTTCGGGCTCTCCCCCGAGGAGCTCCGGCGGATCGAGAAGAGGTTCGGCGTGCCCAAGAAGGCCGAGCTGGAGGACTAG
- the LOC119325150 gene encoding subtilisin-like protease SBT3.8 isoform X2, whose translation MKRLLPLRPSAMVLHHSSSSRSGVAWVLQLLCLWTLSFRAHGGGPRKLYIAYLGHVKHGHPDDVVASHHDLLTTLLGSKEGSSASMVYNYKHGFSGFAAMLTADQAKQLAEFPEVISVQPSKRHTPTTTRSWDFLGLNHQMMGSDMLHGSNSGGEDVIIGVIDTGIWPESRSFSDSGYGPVPSRWKGKCQVGHDWGSKNCSRKIVGARFYSAGVPDQFLETDSLSPRDHNGHGTHCASTAAGSAVEAASFHGLAKGVARGGAPRARIAVYKSFWGLGFGNTATVLAAIDDAIHDGVDVLSMSFGVDENSFGVLHAVQKGITVVYAGGNEGPRPQTVRNGAPWAITVAASKIDRSFPTMIMLGNKQEIVGQSLYYRGKNSSMSSSGFKGLVVPVSGTDVKGKILFCTMQPSDQDVFQQAAQYVQDGRGSGVIFAQYTTDLSFTALDVCQGIACVLVDLDIGKKIASYMDDASSPMAKIEPARTVTAKEMLAPKVAMFSSRGPSPDYPAIIKPDIAAPGVNILAAKENSYAILSGTSMAAPHVAGVVALLKALHPNWSSAAIKSAIITTAHITDEHGMPILAEGLPRKIADPFDYGGGNINPRGAADPGLVYDIDPQDYDKYFRCTIVKRASVHCNTTGMLPAYHLNLPSISVPNLRSPVTMSRTVTNVGDVDSVYHVEIQSPVGVRMEVDPPVLVFDAKNKVRTFQVKLSPVWKLQGDYTFGSLTWGNDQKVVRVPVVARITIQDFYADVA comes from the exons ATGAAGCGCCTCCTCCCgctcaggccatcggcaatggtttTACACCAttcttcctcctcccgctcggGCGTAGCCTGGGTGCTGCAGCTGCTCTGCCTGTGGACGCTGTCGTTCAGAGCACACGGAGGAGGACCTCGCAAG CTCTACATAGCATACCTAGGTCATGTGAAGCATGGACATCCCGACGATGTGGTGGCCTCGCACCATGATCTGCTCACCACTCTTCTCGGAAG TAAGGAAGGGTCTTCGGCATCCATGGTGTACAACTACAAGCATGGCTTCTCAGGGTTCGCCGCCATGCTCACCGCAGATCAAGCAAAACAACTTGCAG AGTTTCCGGAAGTAATCAGTGTCCAACCGAGTAAAAGGCACACGCCAACCACTACACGGAGCTGGGACTTTCTTGGGCTCAACCACCAGATGATGGGCAGTGATATGCTCCACGGAAGCAACTCTGGAGGAGAGGACGTGATCATCGGGGTGATTGACACCG GGATCTGGCCCGAGTCGAGAAGCTTCAGCGACTCAGGGTACGGGCCGGTGCCATCAAGGTGGAAAGGGAAGTGCCAGGTCGGACACGACTGGGGCAGCAAAAACTGCAGCCGCAAGATCGTCGGTGCACGGTTCTATAGCGCGGGAGTTCCTGACCAGTTCCTCGAGACAGACTCGCTCTCACCCCGGGACCACAACGGTCACGGCACACACTGTGCGTCCACTGCGGCGGGTTCGGCCGTGGAGGCGGCCAGCTTCCACGGCCTAGCCAAGGGTGTCGCTCGCGGAGGCGCACCGCGTGCTCGCATCGCGGTGTACAAGTCCTTCTGGGGCCTTGGCTTTGGGAACACAGCGACCGTGCTGGCGGCCATCGACGACGCGATCCATGACGGAGTGGACGTGTTGTCGATGTCCTTTGGTGTCGACGAGAACTCGTTCGGCGTCCTGCACGCAGTCCAGAAGGGGATCACCGTCGTGTATGCGGGGGGTAACGAGGGGCCAAGGCCACAGACGGTCAGGAACGGTGCGCCGTGGGCTATCACCGTTGCGGCAAGCAAGATTGATCGGTCGTTCCCGACGATGATCATGCTGGGAAACAAACAAGAGATAGTG GGACAGTCTCTCTATTACCGAGGGAAGAATTCGTCAATGAGCAGCAGTGGTTTCAAAGGTCTTGTGGTTCCAGTGAG TGGCACGGACGTGAAAGGGAAGATCCTGTTCTGCACCATGCAGCCAAGCGATCAAGATGTGTTCCAGCAGGCGGCACAGTACGTTCAAGATGGCCGGGGTTCTGGcgtcatcttcgcccagtataCCACGGACCTAAGCTTCACAGCACTAGATGTCTGCCAGGGCATAGCCTGCGTTCTCGTGGACCTTGACATCGGAAAGAAAATCGCCAGCTACATGGACGACGCAAG CTCTCCCATGGCGAAGATCGAACCGGCGCGCACCGTCACGGCGAAAGAGATGCTGGCACCAAAAGTGGCGATGTTCTCCTCAAGGGGTCCGTCGCCTGATTACCCCGCCATTATCAAG CCTGACATAGCGGCACCTGGAGTCAACATCTTGGCGGCAAAGGAAAATTCGTACGCAATTTTGTCCGGGacgtcgatggctgccccacatgtAGCAGGCGTTGTTGCCCTGCTGAAAGCTCTTCACCCAAACTGGTCCTCTGCTGCAATCAAATCAGCCATCATCACTACCG CCCATATAACCGACGAGCACGGCATGCCGATACTGGCGGAAGGGCTGCCTCGGAAGATTGCCGACCCGTTCGACTACGGAGGCGGCAACATCAACCCTCGTGGGGCGGCTGATCCGGGCCTGGTTTATGACATTGATCCTCAAGATTACGACAAATACTTCCGCTGCACCATCGTCAAGAGGGCCTCCGTGCACTGCAACACGACGGGAATGCTACCGGCGTACCACCTGAACTTGCCGTCCATCTCGGTTCCCAACCTAAGGAGTCCGGTCACCATGTCAAGGACAGTGACAAACGTTGGGGATGTCGACTCCGTGTACCATGTAGAAATCCAGAGCCCTGTCGGAGTAAGGATGGAGGTTGATCCGCCTGTACTAGTGTTTGATGCGAAGAACAAGGTTCGCACGTTTCAAGTGAAACTATCCCCTGTGTGGAAGCTACAAGGGGATTACACTTTTGGTAGCCTTACATGGGGTAATGATCAGAAGGTGGTCAGGGTTCCAGTTGTGGCCCGGATTACAATTCAGGATTTCTATGCGGATGTTGCATAG
- the LOC119325150 gene encoding subtilisin-like protease SBT3.8 isoform X1: protein MKRLLPLRPSAMVLHHSSSSRSGVAWVLQLLCLWTLSFRAHGGGPRKLYIAYLGHVKHGHPDDVVASHHDLLTTLLGSKEGSSASMVYNYKHGFSGFAAMLTADQAKQLAEFPEVISVQPSKRHTPTTTRSWDFLGLNHQMMGSDMLHGSNSGGEDVIIGVIDTGIWPESRSFSDSGYGPVPSRWKGKCQVGHDWGSKNCSRKIVGARFYSAGVPDQFLETDSLSPRDHNGHGTHCASTAAGSAVEAASFHGLAKGVARGGAPRARIAVYKSFWGLGFGNTATVLAAIDDAIHDGVDVLSMSFGVDENSFGVLHAVQKGITVVYAGGNEGPRPQTVRNGAPWAITVAASKIDRSFPTMIMLGNKQEIVGQSLYYRGKNSSMSSSGFKGLVVPVSCDMDILNGTDVKGKILFCTMQPSDQDVFQQAAQYVQDGRGSGVIFAQYTTDLSFTALDVCQGIACVLVDLDIGKKIASYMDDASSPMAKIEPARTVTAKEMLAPKVAMFSSRGPSPDYPAIIKPDIAAPGVNILAAKENSYAILSGTSMAAPHVAGVVALLKALHPNWSSAAIKSAIITTAHITDEHGMPILAEGLPRKIADPFDYGGGNINPRGAADPGLVYDIDPQDYDKYFRCTIVKRASVHCNTTGMLPAYHLNLPSISVPNLRSPVTMSRTVTNVGDVDSVYHVEIQSPVGVRMEVDPPVLVFDAKNKVRTFQVKLSPVWKLQGDYTFGSLTWGNDQKVVRVPVVARITIQDFYADVA from the exons ATGAAGCGCCTCCTCCCgctcaggccatcggcaatggtttTACACCAttcttcctcctcccgctcggGCGTAGCCTGGGTGCTGCAGCTGCTCTGCCTGTGGACGCTGTCGTTCAGAGCACACGGAGGAGGACCTCGCAAG CTCTACATAGCATACCTAGGTCATGTGAAGCATGGACATCCCGACGATGTGGTGGCCTCGCACCATGATCTGCTCACCACTCTTCTCGGAAG TAAGGAAGGGTCTTCGGCATCCATGGTGTACAACTACAAGCATGGCTTCTCAGGGTTCGCCGCCATGCTCACCGCAGATCAAGCAAAACAACTTGCAG AGTTTCCGGAAGTAATCAGTGTCCAACCGAGTAAAAGGCACACGCCAACCACTACACGGAGCTGGGACTTTCTTGGGCTCAACCACCAGATGATGGGCAGTGATATGCTCCACGGAAGCAACTCTGGAGGAGAGGACGTGATCATCGGGGTGATTGACACCG GGATCTGGCCCGAGTCGAGAAGCTTCAGCGACTCAGGGTACGGGCCGGTGCCATCAAGGTGGAAAGGGAAGTGCCAGGTCGGACACGACTGGGGCAGCAAAAACTGCAGCCGCAAGATCGTCGGTGCACGGTTCTATAGCGCGGGAGTTCCTGACCAGTTCCTCGAGACAGACTCGCTCTCACCCCGGGACCACAACGGTCACGGCACACACTGTGCGTCCACTGCGGCGGGTTCGGCCGTGGAGGCGGCCAGCTTCCACGGCCTAGCCAAGGGTGTCGCTCGCGGAGGCGCACCGCGTGCTCGCATCGCGGTGTACAAGTCCTTCTGGGGCCTTGGCTTTGGGAACACAGCGACCGTGCTGGCGGCCATCGACGACGCGATCCATGACGGAGTGGACGTGTTGTCGATGTCCTTTGGTGTCGACGAGAACTCGTTCGGCGTCCTGCACGCAGTCCAGAAGGGGATCACCGTCGTGTATGCGGGGGGTAACGAGGGGCCAAGGCCACAGACGGTCAGGAACGGTGCGCCGTGGGCTATCACCGTTGCGGCAAGCAAGATTGATCGGTCGTTCCCGACGATGATCATGCTGGGAAACAAACAAGAGATAGTG GGACAGTCTCTCTATTACCGAGGGAAGAATTCGTCAATGAGCAGCAGTGGTTTCAAAGGTCTTGTGGTTCCAGTGAG TTGTGACATGGATATTCTCAATGGCACGGACGTGAAAGGGAAGATCCTGTTCTGCACCATGCAGCCAAGCGATCAAGATGTGTTCCAGCAGGCGGCACAGTACGTTCAAGATGGCCGGGGTTCTGGcgtcatcttcgcccagtataCCACGGACCTAAGCTTCACAGCACTAGATGTCTGCCAGGGCATAGCCTGCGTTCTCGTGGACCTTGACATCGGAAAGAAAATCGCCAGCTACATGGACGACGCAAG CTCTCCCATGGCGAAGATCGAACCGGCGCGCACCGTCACGGCGAAAGAGATGCTGGCACCAAAAGTGGCGATGTTCTCCTCAAGGGGTCCGTCGCCTGATTACCCCGCCATTATCAAG CCTGACATAGCGGCACCTGGAGTCAACATCTTGGCGGCAAAGGAAAATTCGTACGCAATTTTGTCCGGGacgtcgatggctgccccacatgtAGCAGGCGTTGTTGCCCTGCTGAAAGCTCTTCACCCAAACTGGTCCTCTGCTGCAATCAAATCAGCCATCATCACTACCG CCCATATAACCGACGAGCACGGCATGCCGATACTGGCGGAAGGGCTGCCTCGGAAGATTGCCGACCCGTTCGACTACGGAGGCGGCAACATCAACCCTCGTGGGGCGGCTGATCCGGGCCTGGTTTATGACATTGATCCTCAAGATTACGACAAATACTTCCGCTGCACCATCGTCAAGAGGGCCTCCGTGCACTGCAACACGACGGGAATGCTACCGGCGTACCACCTGAACTTGCCGTCCATCTCGGTTCCCAACCTAAGGAGTCCGGTCACCATGTCAAGGACAGTGACAAACGTTGGGGATGTCGACTCCGTGTACCATGTAGAAATCCAGAGCCCTGTCGGAGTAAGGATGGAGGTTGATCCGCCTGTACTAGTGTTTGATGCGAAGAACAAGGTTCGCACGTTTCAAGTGAAACTATCCCCTGTGTGGAAGCTACAAGGGGATTACACTTTTGGTAGCCTTACATGGGGTAATGATCAGAAGGTGGTCAGGGTTCCAGTTGTGGCCCGGATTACAATTCAGGATTTCTATGCGGATGTTGCATAG